A single genomic interval of Nocardioides nitrophenolicus harbors:
- a CDS encoding uracil-xanthine permease family protein: protein MSMFKWEVVDPAPGEPVAPHQRLPWGRTVGLGAQHVVAMFGATFVFPIVMGLDPNLAIMFSGLCTIGFLLICNNKVPSYLGTSASFVAGVAAIRAQGGDSADVTGAILVAGLVLAAIGVGVHFAGAGLIHKILPPAVTGAVVMLIGFNLAPVVAGVYWPQDQWIALATAAFMVCAAVLLPGFWSRIAVFLALIFGYLVSFFADKLFGAITSVTPVSGGEAVAHDRVSWAGVKTADWIGFPSGKLADGVSVVHGPSFSMTFILLVLPGVIALIAENTGHVKAVAEMTGENLDPYMGRAIAADGAATAFASVFGGSPTTTYAENIGVMGATKVYSTAAYYVAGIVAILLGLCPKFGAIVNATPGGVLGGITVVLYGMIGLVGAKIWVENNVDFGNPVNMVGLAGGLIAGIGGVTLKVTDDFELGGIALGTILVIVFFHAVKGRSTDATSGEVTKRL, encoded by the coding sequence ATGTCGATGTTCAAGTGGGAGGTAGTCGACCCAGCGCCGGGCGAACCGGTCGCGCCGCACCAGCGACTCCCGTGGGGTCGGACCGTGGGGCTGGGTGCCCAGCACGTCGTCGCCATGTTCGGCGCGACCTTCGTGTTCCCGATCGTGATGGGTCTCGACCCGAACCTCGCCATCATGTTCTCGGGCCTGTGCACGATCGGCTTCCTGCTGATCTGCAACAACAAGGTGCCGAGCTACCTCGGCACCAGCGCGTCCTTCGTCGCCGGCGTGGCCGCGATCCGGGCCCAGGGCGGCGACTCGGCCGACGTGACGGGCGCGATCCTGGTCGCCGGCCTGGTGCTCGCCGCGATCGGCGTGGGCGTGCACTTCGCGGGCGCCGGCCTGATCCACAAGATCCTGCCGCCCGCCGTCACCGGCGCGGTGGTCATGCTGATCGGCTTCAACCTGGCGCCGGTCGTCGCGGGCGTCTACTGGCCCCAGGACCAGTGGATCGCGCTCGCCACCGCGGCGTTCATGGTCTGTGCGGCGGTGCTGCTGCCGGGCTTCTGGTCCCGGATCGCGGTCTTCCTGGCCCTCATCTTCGGCTACCTCGTCTCCTTCTTCGCCGACAAGCTGTTCGGCGCGATCACCTCGGTGACGCCGGTCTCCGGCGGCGAGGCGGTCGCCCACGACCGCGTCTCCTGGGCCGGTGTGAAGACCGCCGACTGGATCGGCTTCCCGAGCGGCAAGCTCGCCGACGGCGTCTCGGTCGTCCACGGCCCCAGCTTCTCGATGACCTTCATCCTGCTGGTCCTCCCGGGCGTGATCGCCCTGATCGCCGAGAACACCGGTCACGTCAAGGCCGTCGCCGAGATGACCGGCGAGAACCTCGACCCGTACATGGGCCGCGCGATCGCCGCCGACGGCGCCGCCACCGCGTTCGCCAGCGTCTTCGGCGGCTCGCCGACCACGACGTACGCCGAGAACATCGGCGTCATGGGCGCGACCAAGGTCTACTCGACGGCCGCCTACTACGTCGCCGGCATCGTCGCCATCCTGCTCGGCCTGTGCCCGAAGTTCGGCGCGATCGTCAACGCCACCCCGGGCGGCGTCCTGGGCGGCATCACCGTCGTCCTCTACGGCATGATCGGCCTGGTCGGCGCCAAGATCTGGGTCGAGAACAACGTCGACTTCGGCAACCCGGTCAACATGGTCGGCCTGGCCGGCGGCCTGATCGCCGGCATCGGCGGCGTCACGCTCAAGGTCACCGACGACTTCGAGCTCGGCGGCATCGCCCTCGGCACGATCCTCGTCATCGTCTTCTTCCACGCCGTGAAGGGACGTTCCACCGACGCCACTTCGGGAGAGGTGACCAAGAGGCTGTGA
- a CDS encoding BMP family lipoprotein, with protein sequence MKTWKRTTAAAAVALMASAALAACGDAPDEDKKGSGSAKSDFLPCIVSDAGGFDDKSFNQLSFEGIKDAAKELGTEYKDVQSKTDQDYAPNLENLVGQGCKLIVTVGFALSAATVESAKANPNLEYVLIDDAADNDFDGNKDADNIKPILYDTAQAAFLAGYAAADYTKTGVVGTYGGQPFPTVTIFMDGFKQGVDYYNQKKGKDVKLIGWEGNDKGVFTGGFDANEKATNTAKSILDKNADVILPVGGPIYQGALTAIKDSGKDVALIGVDADFYETDPSTQPLVLTSILKNMKTSTIEAVVAAGKGDFDPEAYVGTLENDGVGLAPFHDFESKVSPTLQSELDEVKAGIIDGSIPVTSYLNK encoded by the coding sequence GTGAAGACCTGGAAGAGGACGACGGCCGCCGCGGCCGTGGCGCTCATGGCGAGTGCGGCCTTGGCCGCGTGTGGCGACGCCCCCGACGAGGACAAGAAGGGATCCGGTTCCGCGAAGAGCGACTTCCTCCCCTGCATCGTCTCCGACGCGGGCGGCTTCGACGACAAGTCGTTCAACCAGCTCAGCTTCGAGGGCATCAAGGACGCCGCGAAGGAGCTCGGCACCGAATACAAGGACGTCCAGTCGAAGACCGACCAGGACTACGCGCCCAACCTCGAGAACCTCGTGGGCCAGGGCTGCAAGCTCATCGTGACCGTCGGCTTCGCGCTCTCCGCCGCGACCGTCGAGTCGGCGAAGGCCAACCCGAACCTCGAGTACGTCCTGATCGACGACGCCGCCGACAACGACTTCGACGGCAACAAGGACGCCGACAACATCAAGCCGATCCTCTACGACACCGCGCAGGCCGCGTTCCTCGCCGGCTACGCCGCGGCGGACTACACCAAGACCGGTGTCGTCGGCACCTACGGCGGCCAGCCGTTCCCGACCGTGACCATCTTCATGGACGGCTTCAAGCAGGGCGTCGACTACTACAACCAGAAGAAGGGCAAGGACGTCAAGCTCATCGGCTGGGAGGGCAACGACAAGGGCGTCTTCACCGGTGGCTTCGACGCCAACGAGAAGGCGACCAACACCGCCAAGTCGATCCTCGACAAGAACGCCGACGTGATCCTGCCGGTCGGTGGCCCGATCTACCAGGGCGCGCTCACCGCGATCAAGGACTCCGGCAAGGACGTCGCGCTGATCGGCGTCGACGCCGACTTCTACGAGACCGACCCGAGCACCCAGCCGCTGGTCCTCACCTCGATCCTGAAGAACATGAAGACCTCGACCATCGAGGCCGTCGTCGCCGCGGGCAAGGGCGACTTCGACCCCGAGGCGTACGTCGGGACCCTCGAGAACGACGGCGTCGGCCTGGCGCCCTTCCACGACTTCGAGTCGAAGGTCTCGCCGACGCTGCAGTCCGAGCTCGACGAGGTCAAGGCCGGCATCATCGACGGCAGCATCCCGGTGACGTCGTACCTCAACAAGTGA
- a CDS encoding DUF1116 domain-containing protein codes for MTALPSTAPSAVAAVGADMFATAVADQAVPVERVDWKPPMDGTADDLATVAADPLRRDANALAVSRMLDVQAMLVGVAPASELLGLEQGQFLHAGPPIEWSRASGPLRGALMGAAAFEGLVEDPEDAEALFASGANVSLEPCHHRSAVGPMAGVVSPSMWMFVLEDPATGRRTYCSLNEGLGKVLRYGAYGPEVLERLRWMRDVLGPLLGEAVAAAGPVDATAILGQMLQMGDEAHNRNRAGTLMLLRDIAPSLVRSSRSAEEVAEAFAFMGGNDHFFLNVAMPACKLALDAARDVPGSTMVVAMARNGTDFGIQVSGTGDQWFTGPAQLADGLFLGDYGPDDANPDIGDSAITETAGIGGFAMAAAPAIVRFVGGTVPDALATSRRMREITIGENNRWPIPVLDFAGAATGIDVTSVCRTGILPQINTGMAGKVAGVGQVGAGLVTPPASIFPAALAALAERTRERAQN; via the coding sequence ATGACCGCCCTGCCCAGCACCGCCCCCAGCGCCGTCGCCGCCGTCGGCGCCGACATGTTCGCCACCGCCGTGGCCGACCAGGCCGTGCCGGTCGAGCGGGTCGACTGGAAGCCGCCGATGGACGGCACCGCCGACGACCTCGCCACCGTCGCCGCCGACCCGCTGCGCCGCGACGCCAACGCGCTCGCGGTGTCCCGGATGCTCGACGTCCAGGCGATGCTGGTCGGCGTCGCGCCGGCGTCCGAGCTGCTCGGACTCGAACAGGGCCAGTTCCTGCACGCCGGACCGCCGATCGAGTGGTCCCGCGCGTCCGGGCCGCTGCGCGGTGCGCTGATGGGCGCCGCCGCGTTCGAGGGCCTGGTCGAGGACCCGGAGGACGCCGAGGCGCTGTTCGCCTCGGGGGCGAACGTGTCGCTCGAGCCGTGCCACCACCGCAGCGCGGTCGGCCCGATGGCCGGCGTGGTCTCCCCCTCGATGTGGATGTTCGTGCTCGAGGACCCGGCGACCGGCCGGCGTACCTACTGCTCGCTGAACGAGGGTCTCGGCAAGGTGCTGCGGTACGGCGCGTACGGCCCCGAGGTGCTCGAGCGGCTGCGCTGGATGCGCGACGTGCTCGGCCCGCTGCTCGGCGAGGCGGTCGCCGCGGCCGGACCGGTCGACGCAACCGCGATCCTCGGCCAGATGCTGCAGATGGGCGACGAGGCCCACAACCGCAACCGGGCCGGCACCCTGATGCTGCTGCGTGACATCGCGCCGTCGCTGGTCCGCTCGTCGCGCTCCGCGGAGGAGGTCGCCGAGGCGTTCGCCTTCATGGGCGGCAACGACCACTTCTTCCTCAACGTGGCCATGCCGGCCTGCAAGCTCGCGCTCGACGCCGCCCGCGACGTACCGGGCTCCACCATGGTGGTCGCCATGGCCCGCAATGGCACCGACTTCGGCATCCAGGTCTCCGGCACCGGCGACCAGTGGTTCACCGGTCCCGCGCAGCTCGCCGACGGCCTGTTCCTCGGCGACTACGGCCCCGACGACGCCAACCCCGACATCGGCGACTCGGCGATCACCGAGACCGCCGGGATCGGCGGCTTCGCCATGGCCGCCGCCCCCGCGATCGTGCGCTTCGTCGGCGGCACCGTCCCCGACGCGCTGGCCACCAGCCGGCGGATGCGCGAGATCACCATCGGCGAGAACAACCGCTGGCCGATCCCGGTGCTCGACTTCGCCGGCGCCGCGACCGGCATCGACGTCACGTCGGTGTGCCGCACCGGCATCTTGCCGCAGATCAACACCGGCATGGCCGGCAAGGTCGCCGGCGTCGGCCAGGTCGGCGCCGGCCTGGTCACCCCGCCCGCGTCGATCTTCCCCGCCGCCCTCGCCGCGCTCGCCGAGCGCACCCGGGAGCGCGCGCAGAACTAG
- a CDS encoding oxamate carbamoyltransferase subunit AllH family protein, giving the protein MLVRPSSARNAASAPLGGRAAASQRWIQAAVDSATAGAGSAALRALLDGPPATGAVVHAGHQAVYADLGGPDPEVVGVLARGAVHVPCAVLTALPSLPEVAVGDPVVVGDGVLRIGALSVAVTRLVSFALPRLGAAPVASDADLAPARDQLPADALDLLAAGDPAAVPALVGRGDGLTPVGDDVLAGWLVATRAVGRDCSAVATAVRAHLPRTTGLSAALLRHAIAGEAIAPFRTALATGEITGLLAVGHTSGAGMLLGARLALSTTINEALEGSTR; this is encoded by the coding sequence GTGCTCGTCCGCCCATCGAGCGCCCGCAACGCAGCGAGCGCGCCCCTGGGGGGCCGCGCAGCAGCCAGCCAGCGGTGGATTCAGGCTGCGGTCGATTCAGCGACGGCAGGTGCCGGCTCAGCGGCGCTGCGTGCCCTGCTCGACGGCCCGCCCGCGACCGGCGCGGTCGTGCACGCCGGCCACCAGGCGGTGTACGCCGACCTGGGCGGCCCGGACCCCGAGGTCGTGGGCGTGCTCGCCCGCGGCGCGGTGCACGTGCCCTGCGCCGTGCTGACCGCGCTCCCCTCGCTCCCCGAGGTCGCGGTGGGCGACCCGGTGGTCGTGGGCGACGGCGTACTCCGGATCGGCGCGCTGAGCGTGGCGGTGACCCGGCTGGTCTCCTTCGCGCTCCCCCGTCTCGGCGCCGCCCCTGTCGCGTCCGACGCCGACCTCGCCCCCGCCCGCGACCAGCTGCCGGCCGACGCGCTCGACCTGCTCGCCGCGGGCGACCCGGCCGCCGTGCCCGCCCTGGTCGGCCGCGGTGACGGGCTCACTCCCGTCGGCGACGACGTGCTGGCCGGCTGGCTGGTCGCCACCCGCGCCGTGGGGCGCGACTGCTCCGCCGTGGCGACGGCGGTCCGGGCTCACCTGCCCCGCACCACCGGCCTGTCCGCGGCCCTGCTGCGCCACGCGATCGCCGGCGAGGCGATCGCCCCGTTCCGCACCGCCCTCGCCACCGGAGAGATCACCGGCCTGCTCGCGGTCGGCCACACCTCCGGCGCCGGGATGCTCCTCGGCGCCCGGCTCGCTCTTTCCACAACCATCAACGAAGCCCTTGAAGGGAGTACTCGATGA
- a CDS encoding FdrA family protein, with translation MTHQHVEIRPGAYADSVALLQVSRDVAATPGVAAAQVAMATELNVEVLQGMGFTLPPASSNDMVVALRLDDESALPAALAAVDAALAAARKGSSGGEVTAPPRTTASALRRAGGDLALVSVPGASALVEAMDALDAGVDVMIFSDNVPVEQELAMKRIARDRGLLVMGPDCGTAVVGGVGLGFANTVTPGRVGIVAASGTGCQQILALLDAAGVGVAAALGVGGRDLSAAIGGISTRTALDRLDADPSVEQVVVVSKPPAAEVAAAVEKYAADLDTPVRFALLGAGQPDLTTQAEALLGDLGVDVPEWPVWGTPAVPAPDGGSALRGLFVGGTLCDESMLLAAAELGDIRSNIPLSPELALDASLLSAGHLMIDFGDDGLTRGRAHPMIDPTLRLEHLAKVAADPDTAVVLMDVVLGHGAQADPAAELAPAIAAARAVREVPVVVACVGTSTDPQGLTRQAEALAAAGAEVHLSNAAATRRAIALVNGATR, from the coding sequence ATGACGCATCAGCACGTCGAGATCCGACCCGGTGCCTACGCCGACAGCGTCGCGCTGCTGCAGGTCAGCCGGGACGTCGCCGCCACCCCCGGCGTCGCCGCCGCCCAGGTGGCGATGGCCACCGAGCTCAACGTGGAGGTGCTGCAGGGCATGGGCTTCACGCTGCCGCCCGCGAGCAGCAACGACATGGTGGTCGCGCTGCGCCTCGACGACGAGTCCGCCCTCCCGGCGGCGCTCGCCGCCGTCGACGCGGCGCTCGCCGCGGCTCGCAAGGGCTCCTCGGGCGGCGAGGTCACCGCGCCGCCGCGCACCACGGCCTCCGCGCTGCGCCGGGCCGGCGGCGACCTGGCCCTGGTCTCGGTCCCCGGCGCGTCCGCGCTGGTCGAGGCGATGGACGCCCTCGACGCGGGCGTCGACGTGATGATCTTCAGCGACAACGTGCCGGTCGAGCAGGAGCTCGCGATGAAGCGGATCGCCCGCGACCGCGGGCTGCTGGTGATGGGTCCCGACTGCGGCACCGCCGTGGTCGGCGGCGTCGGCCTCGGCTTCGCGAACACCGTCACCCCGGGCCGGGTCGGCATCGTCGCCGCCTCCGGCACCGGCTGCCAGCAGATCCTGGCCCTGCTCGACGCCGCCGGCGTCGGGGTCGCCGCCGCCCTCGGCGTCGGTGGGCGGGACCTGTCCGCCGCCATCGGCGGCATCTCCACCCGCACCGCGCTGGACCGGCTCGACGCCGACCCCTCGGTCGAGCAGGTCGTCGTCGTGTCCAAGCCCCCGGCCGCCGAGGTGGCCGCCGCCGTCGAGAAGTACGCCGCCGACCTCGACACCCCGGTGCGCTTCGCGCTGCTCGGCGCCGGCCAGCCCGACCTCACCACGCAGGCCGAGGCGCTGCTGGGCGACCTCGGGGTCGACGTACCGGAGTGGCCGGTGTGGGGCACCCCCGCGGTCCCCGCTCCCGACGGCGGCAGCGCGCTGCGCGGGCTGTTCGTCGGCGGCACCCTGTGCGACGAGTCGATGCTGCTCGCCGCGGCCGAGCTGGGCGACATCCGCAGCAACATCCCGCTCTCCCCCGAGCTGGCGCTCGACGCGAGCCTGCTCAGCGCGGGCCACCTGATGATCGACTTCGGCGACGACGGCCTCACCCGCGGCCGCGCCCACCCGATGATCGACCCGACGCTGCGCCTGGAGCACCTCGCCAAGGTCGCGGCCGACCCGGACACCGCCGTGGTCCTGATGGACGTCGTCCTCGGCCACGGCGCCCAGGCCGACCCCGCCGCCGAGTTGGCGCCGGCCATCGCCGCGGCGCGCGCGGTGCGCGAGGTGCCCGTCGTGGTCGCCTGCGTCGGCACCTCCACCGACCCGCAGGGCCTGACCCGCCAGGCCGAGGCGCTGGCCGCCGCCGGCGCCGAGGTCCACCTGTCCAACGCCGCGGCCACCCGCCGCGCGATCGCGCTCGTGAACGGAGCAACTCGATGA
- a CDS encoding ABC transporter ATP-binding protein — translation MTLELRGITKRFGPLVANDRISLTVNEGEILALLGENGAGKSTLMNVLYGLYQADEGEIFLDGAPLRMSGPGDAMAAGIGMVHQHFMLVPVFTVAENVMLGNESTGFAGTLDIDAARQRVREISQRFGFDVDPDALVETLPVGVQQRVEIIKALSRDARVLVFDEPTAVLTPQETDELMEIMRQLRASGTAIVFISHKLREVRAIADRITVIRRGAVVGEASPTATNAELAALMVGRPVELTVHKEPAQPGPDALVVRDLRVTDDSGHTHLDGISFSIARGEVLGVAGVQGNGQTELTEAIMGLQPHVHGSIRLGDHELVGRSVRRILDAGVGFVPEDRQIDGLVGEFTIAENLMLNRSHGKPFVSGGTVRKGVLEDFAQAKLVEYDVRASGIQAKASQLSGGNQQKVVVARELSRDLHLLVAAQPTRGVDVGSIEFIHKQVVATRDSGVPVLLVSTELDEIVALSDRIMVLYRGQVVGIVPADTPRETLGLMMAGERPEGTAA, via the coding sequence ATGACGCTCGAACTGCGGGGCATCACCAAGCGCTTCGGCCCGCTGGTCGCCAACGACCGGATCTCCCTCACCGTCAACGAGGGCGAGATCCTCGCCCTCCTCGGCGAGAACGGCGCCGGGAAGTCGACGCTGATGAACGTGCTCTACGGCCTCTACCAGGCCGACGAGGGCGAGATCTTCCTCGACGGCGCGCCGCTGCGGATGTCCGGGCCGGGTGACGCCATGGCCGCCGGCATCGGCATGGTCCACCAGCACTTCATGCTGGTCCCCGTCTTCACCGTCGCCGAGAACGTCATGCTCGGCAACGAGTCCACCGGCTTCGCCGGCACCCTCGACATCGACGCCGCGCGCCAGCGGGTCCGGGAGATCTCCCAGCGGTTCGGGTTCGACGTCGACCCCGACGCCCTGGTCGAGACCCTGCCCGTCGGCGTCCAGCAGCGCGTCGAGATCATCAAGGCGCTCTCCCGCGACGCGCGCGTCCTCGTGTTCGACGAGCCGACCGCCGTGCTGACCCCGCAGGAGACCGACGAGCTGATGGAGATCATGCGCCAGCTCCGCGCGTCCGGCACCGCCATCGTCTTCATCAGCCACAAGCTGCGCGAGGTCCGCGCGATCGCCGACCGGATCACGGTGATCCGCCGCGGCGCCGTCGTCGGCGAGGCCAGCCCCACCGCCACCAACGCCGAGCTGGCCGCGCTCATGGTCGGCCGCCCGGTCGAGCTGACCGTCCACAAGGAGCCGGCCCAGCCCGGGCCCGACGCCCTCGTCGTGCGCGACCTGCGGGTCACCGACGACAGCGGTCACACCCACCTCGACGGGATCAGCTTCTCGATCGCCCGGGGCGAGGTGCTCGGCGTCGCCGGCGTCCAGGGCAACGGGCAGACCGAGCTCACCGAGGCGATCATGGGCCTGCAGCCCCATGTCCACGGCTCGATCCGGCTCGGCGACCACGAGCTGGTCGGCCGCTCGGTCCGCCGGATCCTCGACGCCGGCGTGGGCTTCGTCCCCGAGGACCGCCAGATCGACGGGCTGGTCGGCGAGTTCACCATCGCCGAGAACCTGATGCTCAACCGCAGCCACGGCAAGCCGTTCGTGTCCGGCGGCACCGTCCGCAAGGGCGTCCTCGAGGACTTCGCCCAGGCCAAGCTGGTCGAGTACGACGTGCGCGCGTCCGGCATCCAGGCCAAGGCCAGCCAGCTCTCGGGCGGCAACCAGCAGAAGGTCGTCGTGGCCCGCGAGCTCTCTCGCGACCTGCACCTGCTCGTCGCGGCCCAGCCGACCCGCGGCGTCGACGTCGGCTCGATCGAGTTCATCCACAAGCAGGTGGTGGCGACCCGCGACTCCGGCGTACCGGTGCTGCTGGTGTCCACCGAGCTCGACGAGATCGTCGCGCTGTCGGACCGGATCATGGTCCTCTACCGCGGACAGGTGGTCGGCATCGTGCCGGCCGACACGCCCCGCGAGACCCTCGGCCTGATGATGGCCGGCGAGCGCCCGGAAGGAACCGCTGCGTGA
- a CDS encoding cytidine deaminase produces MVDWDTLTQAAIDIAARAYAPYSGYRVGAAALADDGRLVVGCNVENAAYGVTLCAECGLVSQLHATGGGRLTHFVCVNGVGEVIMPCGRCRQLLWENGGAALEVLTPQGVLAMDAVLPQAFGPADLDRVAGVDTTGTNAS; encoded by the coding sequence GTGGTCGACTGGGACACCCTCACGCAGGCGGCGATCGACATCGCCGCACGGGCCTACGCGCCCTACTCCGGCTACCGGGTGGGCGCCGCCGCGCTCGCCGACGACGGGCGCCTGGTGGTGGGCTGCAACGTCGAGAACGCGGCGTACGGCGTCACCCTGTGCGCCGAGTGCGGGCTCGTGTCGCAGCTGCACGCCACGGGGGGAGGCCGGCTCACCCACTTCGTGTGCGTGAACGGGGTCGGCGAGGTGATCATGCCGTGCGGTCGCTGCCGCCAGCTGCTGTGGGAGAACGGCGGGGCGGCGCTGGAGGTGCTGACCCCCCAGGGCGTGCTGGCGATGGACGCGGTGCTGCCGCAGGCGTTCGGCCCGGCCGACCTGGACCGGGTTGCCGGCGTGGACACGACTGGTACAAACGCCTCGTGA
- a CDS encoding PucR family transcriptional regulator — protein sequence MNTEELAESLAQLVLAGADLDELVAAIGDALDVHVAVTTTDGRERAARIDDAMRERISAAGLTDETGRLRVEWLGDRGGHEGQPVAGAHVHREPLAAPNQALGHLVAIAEHGMAPQQVVALQRAATAVSLSITREQAVSAVENKYRGDFLRDVFLGRAGSDDFVREHVVGFGWDLSRPTVVLAAQIDPQPTYQAPASVADRRHWQERFANAWRQVAASVDRAIPIADFGSEVVAVLPAEDVDATAALVRRLVVAVAGDKGGGRRPFTAGVGRVAASPSGLPDSYTQARRALEVGRRFRGPSTTTWFDDLGLHRLIAMVPDTEELRAFAHDVLGELAGSTEEAVTLRETLQVLLNTNFNVAEAARTQFFHYNTMRYRVGKLERLLGPVASDQNLRLDVAVALKVLEVVSR from the coding sequence ATGAACACCGAGGAGCTTGCCGAGTCGCTCGCCCAGCTGGTGCTGGCCGGGGCCGACCTCGACGAGCTGGTCGCCGCCATCGGCGACGCCCTCGACGTCCACGTCGCCGTGACGACCACCGACGGGCGGGAGCGGGCGGCGCGGATCGACGACGCCATGCGGGAGCGGATCTCCGCGGCCGGGCTGACCGACGAGACCGGCCGGCTGCGGGTCGAGTGGCTGGGGGACCGGGGTGGTCACGAGGGGCAGCCGGTGGCCGGCGCCCACGTCCACCGCGAGCCGCTGGCCGCGCCGAACCAGGCGCTCGGCCACCTGGTCGCGATCGCCGAGCACGGCATGGCCCCCCAGCAGGTCGTCGCCCTCCAGCGCGCGGCGACCGCGGTGTCGCTGTCGATCACCCGCGAGCAGGCGGTGTCGGCGGTGGAGAACAAGTACCGCGGCGACTTCCTGCGCGACGTCTTCCTGGGCCGGGCGGGCAGCGACGACTTCGTCCGCGAGCACGTGGTCGGCTTCGGCTGGGACCTGAGCCGGCCGACGGTCGTGCTCGCGGCGCAGATCGACCCGCAGCCGACGTACCAGGCCCCGGCGTCGGTCGCCGACCGCCGTCACTGGCAGGAGCGCTTCGCCAACGCCTGGCGGCAGGTCGCCGCGTCGGTCGACCGCGCCATCCCGATCGCCGACTTCGGCTCCGAGGTGGTGGCGGTGCTGCCGGCCGAGGACGTCGACGCCACCGCCGCGCTGGTACGCCGGCTCGTGGTCGCCGTCGCGGGCGACAAGGGCGGCGGGCGCCGGCCGTTCACCGCCGGCGTCGGCCGGGTGGCGGCCAGTCCCTCCGGGCTGCCCGACAGCTACACCCAGGCCCGGCGCGCGCTCGAGGTCGGCCGCCGGTTCCGCGGCCCGAGCACCACCACCTGGTTCGACGACCTCGGCCTGCACCGGCTGATCGCGATGGTGCCCGACACCGAGGAGCTGCGCGCGTTCGCGCACGACGTGCTGGGTGAGCTGGCCGGCTCCACGGAGGAGGCGGTGACCCTGCGCGAGACGCTGCAGGTGCTGCTCAACACCAACTTCAACGTGGCCGAGGCCGCGCGCACGCAGTTCTTCCACTACAACACCATGCGCTACCGGGTCGGGAAGCTGGAGCGGCTGCTCGGCCCGGTCGCCTCCGACCAGAACCTGCGCCTCGACGTCGCCGTCGCGCTCAAGGTGCTGGAGGTCGTCAGCCGGTGA
- a CDS encoding thymidine phosphorylase — protein sequence MSTHDAVEVIHAKRDGGTLSTSQIDWMVDAYTRAAVADEQMSSLLMAILLNGMDRREIADWTAAMIASGERMDFSSLSRPTADKHSTGGVGDKITLPLAPLVAACGVAVPQLSGRGLGHTGGTLDKLESIPGWRALLSNEEMLAQLESVGAVICAAGDGLAPADKKLYALRDVTGTVEAIPLIASSIMSKKIAEGTGALVLDVKVGSGAFMKDVDKARELAEVMVALGKDAGVHTVALLTDMAVPLGYTAGNAIEVAESVEVLAGGGPADVVELTLALAREMLAGAGRDDVDPADKLADGSAMDAWRAMISAQGGDPSAELPVAREQHVVMAPADGVLTRLDALSVGVAAWRLGAGRERKEDPVQAGAGVVWHARPGDEVRAGEPLFTLHTDTPERFERALASLEGGYDIAAPGTAYTPGPLVIDRVS from the coding sequence GTGAGCACGCACGACGCCGTCGAGGTCATCCACGCCAAGCGCGACGGGGGCACCCTGAGCACCAGCCAGATCGACTGGATGGTCGATGCCTACACCCGAGCCGCCGTCGCCGACGAGCAGATGTCCTCGCTGCTGATGGCGATCCTGCTCAACGGCATGGACCGGCGCGAGATCGCCGACTGGACCGCCGCGATGATCGCCTCCGGCGAGCGGATGGACTTCTCCTCGCTGTCGCGGCCGACCGCCGACAAGCACTCCACCGGCGGCGTGGGCGACAAGATCACCCTGCCGCTGGCGCCGCTCGTCGCGGCGTGCGGCGTCGCCGTACCCCAGCTGTCGGGGCGGGGCCTGGGCCACACCGGTGGCACCCTCGACAAGCTCGAGTCGATCCCCGGCTGGCGGGCGCTGCTCTCCAACGAGGAGATGCTGGCCCAGCTGGAGTCGGTCGGCGCGGTGATCTGCGCGGCCGGCGACGGCCTGGCGCCCGCCGACAAGAAGCTCTACGCGCTGCGCGACGTGACCGGCACCGTCGAGGCGATCCCGCTGATCGCCTCCTCGATCATGAGCAAGAAGATCGCCGAGGGCACCGGCGCGCTGGTGCTCGACGTCAAGGTCGGCTCCGGCGCGTTCATGAAGGACGTCGACAAGGCCCGCGAGCTCGCCGAGGTGATGGTCGCTCTCGGCAAGGACGCCGGCGTCCACACCGTCGCCCTGCTCACCGACATGGCGGTGCCGCTGGGCTACACCGCCGGCAACGCCATCGAGGTCGCCGAGTCCGTCGAGGTGCTCGCCGGCGGCGGGCCGGCCGACGTGGTCGAGCTGACCCTCGCCCTGGCCCGCGAGATGCTCGCCGGCGCCGGACGCGACGACGTCGACCCCGCCGACAAGCTGGCCGACGGCTCCGCGATGGACGCCTGGCGGGCGATGATCTCCGCCCAGGGCGGCGATCCCTCGGCCGAGCTGCCGGTGGCGCGGGAGCAGCACGTCGTCATGGCGCCGGCCGACGGCGTCCTCACCCGCCTCGACGCGCTGTCCGTCGGTGTCGCCGCCTGGCGCCTCGGCGCCGGCCGCGAGCGCAAGGAGGACCCGGTGCAGGCCGGGGCCGGCGTCGTGTGGCACGCCCGGCCCGGTGACGAGGTCCGCGCCGGCGAGCCGCTCTTCACGCTCCACACCGACACCCCCGAGCGCTTCGAGCGGGCGCTGGCCTCGCTGGAGGGTGGCTACGACATCGCGGCGCCCGGCACGGCGTACACCCCGGGGCCGCTGGTCATCGACCGGGTGAGCTGA